The sequence TCCACAGGTGCTCGTCATCGCATTCCACAGAGCTTCCGTCGGAGAGCACCATCCGCCACACGTCGCGCTCGCCCTGTGGAAAGACTCCGTCGACCACGGCGATGCCGCCATCGGGCACGACGACCTCGTGGCCCACCCGCATATCGCCCATGCGCCGGAACCCCGCGGGGGTCAGCACCAGCGCGTCCAGCGGCTGGGCCTTCCCCGAGCCGACCTCGCCCTGGAGCAGGCGGTGCATCGGGTGGGGCGTGGCGAGGTCGTCGAAGATCTCGCGGGAGACCTTCCGCTGGCCCTCGGTGAGGGTGAAGGGAAGGCGGTCGTCGAAGGCCGCGAGGAGGCCGTTGGGGCCGGGGACGCGGGGCACGGCGGGCAGGTGGGTCTCGGCGTGCCGGCGGCGGGCCAGGGCGACCTGGAGGACGAAGGCCTCGTCCCACTTCAGGCGGGCGCGGGCGTCGGCGATGTCGGCCTTGGTGTGCGGCCGGTGGATCTTGAGCAGGGCCTCCGGGAGCGGGAGCAGGCCGCGGCCGGCGCGCAACGACTCCGGGAGCGGGTCCAAAGCCTCCCGGGCGCTGGGCAGCACCGTCTGGACCGCCTTGCCGATCTTCCAGGACTCCAGTTTGGCGGTCGCGGGATAGAGCGGGATCAGGGCTCCGGCCCAGGACTCCACGGCCTCCTCGCCCTCGCCGTCGCCCCGCAGCAACTCGTAGGCCGGGTGGGCGAGCTGGAGGCGGCGGTTGAAGACGGACACCTTTCCGGCGAACATCGCGCGGGTGCCCGGCAGCAGGTCCTTGTGGGGTTTGTGCACGCCGGCGCCGAAGAAGACGAGCTGGAGCCGGCCGCTGCCGTCCGTGATCGTGACCTCCAGGCGCTGGCCCTTGCCGCGGGGGGCCCTGGCCGAGGCGAAGGTGTGCAGCCGGGCGTCGGCGACCTGGGCGACCACCGTGACGTGCTCGTCCATGGGGAGGTCGGCGAGGTGGGTGAGCTGGCCGCGCTCCTCGTATCTGCGCGGGTAGTGGTGCAGCAGGTCGCCGACGGTGTGCAGGCCGAGATGCTCGGCCATCACCTTCGCGGTGGCGGGGCCGAGCACCTTCTTGAGCGGTTCTTGCAGTGCGGGCACGCATCAATTGCACACCACGGCACTGACAATGCCGTCGACCACGCCCCGCGCCGCCCGGCCCGGATGCCGTAAACATCAGGGAAACTCCTGGTCAGGCGCGCCGATCGGACCCTAGGATGGCGCGCTCCGGCCATCCTTCGCGGTCACCGCCCCACCGGGACCGCCCGACCCCGCGCCGCACGCACGCCTCCCGCGGCGCAGTGACGATGGACTCCCACACCTCACAGGCACCGCCCCAGGCCCCCCACCGACCCCACGCGCCCCGCGGCCGACGGCTGCCGGCGCGGGACGCGCGCACCGTGACCGCGCCCACCGACCACCGGTCCGCCCGGCACCGGCGGGCCCGCGCGGCGGCCGGGGCACGCTCCGACGGCCCGCGGGCGGGCATCCTGGGTTCACCGCGCGGCGGCGGCACGCGCGCGCGTCCGGTGCCGGACCGGCCCGGTCCGCCGGTGCGGCGCCTCGTCCCGCCCGGCGGCCCGGAGCGGCCGGCGCCGGGACCGAAGCGCCGTACGGGCCCGCGCGGCGCCCGCCGCGGCCGGCCGGCCCGGCGCTGCCCGGCCGGGCGTTCATCGGGCCGCTCGCACGGGCGGGCCTCGGGGAGGGGGACGGACGATGAGTGGGATCACGGACATCGACGCGCTGCGTCAGGCGCTGGCGGAGAACTCCGAGGAGCCGGAGGGACCGGCCCGCAACGCGCGCGCGGAGGAGCTGCTCGCCGAGGCGGAGCGGCTGGACGTCCCGCTCGCCGTGATCGAGGCGCTCGGACACCAGCTGAGGGTCTACCACCACAGCTCCGAGAAGGACAAGATGTTCGTCCCGTTCGCGCGGCTGCTGCGCATGTGGGACGAACGGCCCGAGGACTTCGACGAGTACGAGACGCACTCGCTGCACTGGGTCTTCAAGTGGATGTCGGCGGGCATGCTGGACCAGCCGCACATCCCGCTGGACTCGATCGAGAAGTGGCTCGGCGAGATGGAGCGCCGCTACCGGCTCGCCGGGCACTCCGAACGGGCCGTGCGCGGCGCCGAGTTCAGCGTGGCCGCACACATCGGAGACCTCCCGCGCGCGCGGCGGGCGTACGCCGCGTGGCTGGCCGCCGACCGGGACGCGATGGCCGACTGCCCCGCCTGCGAGCTGCGCCGGCAGGGTGGCTGGCAGGTGCGGTGCGGCCGGGACGCGGAGGCGCTGCGGCTGTGGCGGCCGGTGCTGGAGGGCGAGTTCGCCTGCGCGCACGAACCGCACTCCGTGCTGGCGTCCTCGCTGGCCCCGCTGCTGCGCCTCGGCCGGCTGGAGGAGGCCCGCGCGCACCATCTGCGGGGCTTCCGGCTGGTGCGGCCGATGGAGAGCATGCGGGCCGCGTACGCCGACCACGTGGAGTTCTGCGCGCTGACCGGGAACGAGGCGCGCGGCCTGGAACTGCTGGCCGAGCGGCCGGCGTACTTCACCGACACCGGGCATCCGCGCAGCGGGCTCGACTTCCTGGCCGTGGTGGCGCTGCTGATGGACCGGCTGGCCGAGCGCGGGCTCGGCGGGCAGCGGGTGCCGGGCCCGGCCGGGCGGACCTGGACGGCGCGGGAGCTGGCCGCGCACGCGCGCGGGGCGGCGACGGAACTCGCCGCGCGGTTCGACCACCGCAACGGCACGTCCGCCGTCGGCGACCGGGTCCGGGCGCGGATGGACCAGCGGCCGCTGGTGGAGCGGCTGCCGCTGGGCATACGGGCGGTACGGCCCGCCGCGGTGCCGCCGGCCGCGCCGCCGGCGCCGGCGGCCTCCGGGGAGCCCGGGCTGACCGCGCTGCTCACCGAGGCGCGGCGGCAGTCGGAGACCCTGCGGCCGCACGCGCTCCAGGCGTGGGCGGCGGTGGCGCGGGCCGCCGGGGACACCGAACTGGAGCCGCGTGACCGCGCGGAGATCGCCGACCACGAGGCGATGGCCCGGGGCCCCGAGGGCATCCCCTTGTTCGAGCGCGCGGCCCGGCTGTACGCGGAGGCGGGCGACCCCGGGGAGGCCCTGGCGGCACGCGCGCGGGGAGCGTACGTACGCGCTCTGTCGGGCGAGGTCGAGCCGGCCCTGACCACGGTCGCCGTGCTGTACGACGAGGTGCTCGCGCTGTACGCCGACGAGGGCACGGGAGTGCGCCAGACGGCATCGGTGGCGATGAGCCGGGCCCGCGTCCTGATGCGCCGGGTCCACGCGGCGGTGGAGGCGGACGCGGGGACGGGCGGCGCGGGCGTGGACGCCGCGGGCATCGCCGCCGACGGGCCGCGCGCGGACGCCGGCCGGGAGGCCGTGGCCTCCCGGCCGGCCGACGCGGGCGCGGGGACCGGAGGGACCGGTGCCGGTGCCCGGCGACCCGGTGCGGATCTCCCCCGTGCCGTCGCCGAGGCCGAGGCGGCCGTGCGGGAGGTGCTGGCGCTCGTCGAGGGGCGCGGCGGGGGCGAGGTGCGGCTGGCGGCGCGGGCCGCCGAGGCACGGGGGATGCTCGCCGAGCTGGCCGGGCTCACCGGGAACGCGCGGCGGGCGGCGGAGCTGTTCCGGCGGGCCGCCGACGGGTACGCGGCCGCCGGGGTGCCGTGGTTCGCGGTGGAGTACGAGGTCCAGGTCGCCGCCCTCGCCCACCAGGCCGGTGACCTCACCGGGGCCGAGCGCGCGCTGCGGGCGGCGCTGGAGCACGGCGGGCCGTACGTGGAGCCGGTCGGACGGGCACAACTGCACCTCCAGCTCGCCGAGGTGCTCGGTGCGCTGGACGCGCCCGGCGAGGCCTCCGAGCACGCGCTGGAGGCCGCGCACTGGGCCGACGAGGCGGGCGAGGGCGGCACCGTGGGCGCCTGGGCGCGGCAGCGGCTGGGCGGGTTCCTGCTGCGCCGGGGCCGGTACGAGGAGGCCGCCGAGGTGCTCCGGTCCGCGCTGGCCGACCTGAGCCCGGGCACGCACGGCGACGAGGCGGTGGTCCAGGCCCGCTGGTGGCTCGGGGACTGTCTGGGCGAGCTGGGCGAGCACCGGGCGGCCGCCGAGGAGCGGCTCGGGGCGGCCGAGCTGGCCCGGCACTGGCCCGAGCAGCAGGACCACGCCACGCTCGCCCACCTCGCCGCGGAGTCGCTGGGCAGCGCCGGTCTGACGGCCGAGGCGGACCGGGCCTACGCGCGCGCGGGCGAGCTGTGGCGCGCGCTCGGCAACGCCCCGTTCCTGGTCCGTTCGCTGCGCGCCCGGGCCTGGCTGGCGCTGGGCGGCGAGTCCGGGTCGGCGTCCGCCCGGGCGCTGATGACGCAGGCGGTACGGGCGTGCGAGACGGCGCTGGCCGCCGCCCGGGGCCCGGACCGGGCCGAGCTGGCCGAGGAACTCGGCGACACGCACCGGCAGTTCGCCGAGCTGCTGGCCCGCTCGGCGTCCGAGGAGGCCGAGGACGCGGCGATCCGGGCCGCGTTCGAGGCGGCGCTCGGGCAGATGAGCCGGGCCGCGGCGGTGTTCACCACGCTCGGCGAGGCCGGGCTGCACGGCCGTACCGGCGCGGAACTGGGCGCGGGCTGGCTGGAGGCCGACCTCGGCCGTCCGCGGCGGGCACAGGCACGCGCGCGTGCGGTGCTCGCGGTCTACGCGGGCGCCGACGAGGCGGACGAGACGGTGCGGGCCCGGCGGGAGGAGGCGGCCCAGATGCTCCAGGCGACCCAGGAGGGAACACCTCCGGAACGGCCCTGAGCCGCCTGCCGGCTCACTCCACCCCGATCAGCAGCAGTGCTCCTTGCCGGCCGCCGTGGTAGACCACCGTGTCCACGGCGAGGTAGGACTCCCGAACGCGTGTCTCCAGACGGGCGGCGACGGTGTCGGGTGCCTCGTCGCCGACGACGAGGGTGACCAGTTCGCCGCCGGACTGGAGCATGCGGTCCAGGACGGTGCGGGCGGTCGCGGTGACATCGGTGCCGATCACCGCGACATCGCCGTCGATCAGACCGAGCACGTCCCCGGCCTGGCAGATGCCGGCCGTCGTCCAGGACTGGCGCTCGGCGACGACGACCTCGGCGTACCGGGTGGCGCCCGCCGCCGAGGTCATCTGGACGACGTCCTCGTCGAACCGGCGCCGGGGCTCGTGCACGGCGAGCGCGGCGATGCCCTGGACCGCCGAGCGGGTCGGGATCAGGGCCACCCGGATGCCCTCGGTGCGGGCCTGCTCGGCCGCGGCGGCGGCCGTGTGGCGCAGCTCGGCGTCGTTCGGCAGCAGGACCACCTCGCGCGCGTGGGCCCGCCGTACGGCCTGCACCAGTTCCCCGCTGGCGGGCGGCTCCCCGGGGCGCGCGAGGACGGTGGTCGCGCCGGCCTCGCCGTACAGCCCGGCCAGTCCCTCGCCGGGTACGACGGCGACGACCGCGCGCTGGGCGGGCGCGCGGGAGGGGCGCTCACGGCCGGGAGGCGCCTCGCCGTGTCCCAGGGGCGTGATCCGGATGCGGTAGGGGCGGCCGGCCTCCACTCCGGCCTCCACGGCGGCGCCGGCGTCGTCGACGTGCACGTGGACGTGGACGTTCCACAGTCCGTCGCCGCCGACCACGACCAGGCAGTCCCCGAGGGCGTCGAGCCGGTCGCGCAGCCGGGCCACGGCCGCGTCGTCGGCCTCCAGCAGGTAGATCACCTCGAAGGCGGGCCCGCCGGCGTCGGCCCGGCCGGCACCGGCGTCCGCGCCGGCGGTCTCGGCCGCGTCGAGAGCCGGGTCGGCGTCGGAGGCCGGGTCCGTACCGGGACCGGCCTCACGCGCACCGGCGGCTCCGGCGGCCGGAGCGCACCCCGGCCTCTCCCGCACCGCCTCCCCCGTGACCGCCTCGACCAGTGCCCCCAGCACCGCCACCAGACCCCGGCCGCCCGCGTCGACCACCCCGGCCCGCCGCAGCACGCCCAGCTGGTCCGGGGTCGCCGCCAGGGCGGTCCGCGCGCCCTCGTAGGCGGCCCGGGCGACCGTCCGGCAGTCGCCGCCGGCCTCCTCGGCGGCGTGCGCGGCGGCCGAGGCGACCGTCAGCACCGTGCCCTCGACGGGATGGGCCACGGCCTGCCGGGCGGAGTCGGCGGCCCGGCGCAGGGCCAGCCGCAGCACCGGGCCGTCGGCGCGGGAGTCGGAAGCGGCGGAGGACGCCTCCCCGGTCCCGGCGAGCACCTGGGCCATGCCCCGCAGCAGCTGCGCGAGGATCGTCCCTGAGTTGCCCCGGGCCCCGATCAGCGCCCCGTGCGCCATCGCCCGGACCGCGTCGGCGAGGGAGGGCTCCGCGCAGCCGGTCTCGTACCCGGCGAACACCGCCTCCACGGCCGTGGCCGCCGACTCCAGGGTCAGGTACAGGTTGGTCCCGGTGTCGCCGTCGGCCACCGGGTAGACATTGATCGCGTCGATCTCCTCGCGGGCACCGCCCAGTGCCCGCAGCGCCAGAGAGCACCAGGTGCGCACCGCGAGAGCATCGAAGAATGTCTGCGGCACCTGCGCCACCTGCGCCTCCCTGACCCGGTCGTACGTGGGACGCAGCGTAGACCCCGGGCCGCTGCCTTCCGGAAGCGGGCCGGGAGCGGGTGTCTGATCAGCCATGGTAGTTTCGTTGTACTGGCGCAGCCGTTGTATGCTGCTCCGGTTGCCCGATCCCGATCGGGCCATTCCCCCTGGCAGCGCCACTCAGATCACAGGTCTTAGGATCTCGGTCCCGGCATGCCGGGATCAACCGTAAGTGCATCTGAAGTCTTTGGAGTGACCCGTGGCTGCCAACTGCGACGTCTGCGGCAAGGGGCCGGGCTTCGGCAACAACATCTCGCACTCGCACCGCCGTACGTCCCGTCGCTGGAACCCGAACATCCAGCGTGTGCGTACCGTGGTCGGCGGGACGCCGAAGCGCGTGAACGCTTGCACCTCGTGCATCAAGGCCGGCAAGGTCTCGCGCTGACGCTCAGCTGAGCGCGCGGCCACTGTCTGGTTCGCTGCACAGAGCCGGTCCACCCTTGGGTGGACCGGCTTTTTGCCGTACCTCCGTAACCCCGTAGCCCCGTCCCGCCCGTAACCCCCGTCACGCCCGAGGCGCGTCCCTCCTGAGCGCCCAGCCGTGGTCCACCGGCCCGATCCCGGCGCCGAGGGCGAACCCGGCGGCGATCGCGCCGGTGACGTACTCCTTGGCCGCCGTGACCGCCTCCGGCACGGACTTGCCCAGGGCCAGCCCGCAGGCGATCGCGGACGCGAGGGTGCAGCCGGTGCCGTGGGTGTGCCGGTTGTCGTGGCGGGGCGCGCGCAGCAGGTGCTCCTGCGAGCCGTCGGTGAGCAGGTCCACGGCGTCCCCGGACAGATGCCCGCCCTTGATCAGCACCCAGCGCGGTCCGTACGCCAGCACGGCCGCCGCGGCCCGGCGCAGATCCGCCTCGGACTCCACCCGTATCCCGGTGAGTTGCGCCACTTCGTCCAGGTTGGGAGTGGCCACGGTCGCGGCGGGCAGCAGCTCGGTGCGGACGGCGTCCAGCGCGGAGGCGGCCAGCAGCGGATCGCCGTGCTTGGAGACGCCCACCGGGTCCACCACGGCCGGCGCGTCCGTGCCGGAGATCAGTTCGGCGACCGTCGCGACCAGTTCCGCGGAGGCCAGCATGCCGGTCTTCACGGCCTGGACGCCGATGTCGTCCACGACGCTGCGGTACTGGGCCCGCACCGCCGCCGCCGGCAGCTCCCAGGCGCCCTGGACGCCGAGGGAGTTCTGCGCGGTCACCGCGGTGAGCACGCTCATGCCGTGCACGCCGTGCGCCAGCATCGTCTTCAGGTCGGCCTGGATCCCGGCCCCGCCGCCGGAGTCGGAGCCCGCCACCGTGAGCACCCTGGTGATCACGACTCGATGTCCCCGAAGTGGTCCCAGCCGCCCTTGCTGGTCCACGGCGCCCCGTCGACCGTCACCTGGGGCAGCGCGGAGGGGTTGAGGACCTCGCCGATGACCTTCCAGCGGGCCGGCAGCTTGGTGTCGGACGGGAAGGTGGCCACGATCGCGTGGTCCTCTCCCCCGGTCAGCACCCACTGCAACGCGTCCACGCCGACGGCCTGGCCGATGTCGTGCATCTGCGTCGGGATGTCGATGGCGCCGGAGCGGATGTCGATGCGGACCTTGCTGGCCTCGGCGATGTGCCCGAGGTCGGCGATCAGGCCGTCGCTCACGTCGCACATCGCGGTGGCGCCGAGCGCGGCGGCGGCCGGACCGGCGTGGTACGGCGGCTCGGGACGCCGGTGGGCCTCCACGAACGCGCGCGGCGAGCGGAAGCCGCGGGCGAGCACCGCGTACCCGGCCGCGGACCAGCCCAGCCAGCCGGTGACGGCCACCAGGTCGCCGGGCTGGGCGCCGGCCCGGGTGACGGGCTCGTGGTTGCGCAGATCGCCGAGCGCGGTGATCGACACCATGATCGTGTCGCCGCGTACGACGTCCCCGCCGACCACGGAGGCGCCGGCGACCTGGCACTCGTCGCGCAGGCCGTCCATCAGCTCGGTGGGCCAGGTGACCGGCAGCTCGGCCGGGACGACCAGGCCGAGCAGCAGCGCGGTCGGCACCGCGCCCATCGCGGCGATGTCGGCGAGGTTCTGCGCGGCGGCCTTGCGGCCCACGTCGTAGGCGGTGGACCAGTCGCGGCGGAAGTGCCGGCCCTCCAGCAGGATGTCGGTGCTCGCCACGACCCGGCGGTCGGGCGCGGCGACCACCGCGGCGTCGTCGCCGGGGCCGACCCGGACCGCCGCGGTGGTGGTGAGACGGGAGGTGAGCTCCCTGATGAGCCCGAACTCCCCGAGCTCACCAACAGTGCCCTTCATGTCCCTTGGCTCCCCTTCTCTCCCATGCCGTGCCCGGTCGCGCGTCTTCAGTGTCCCCGATACGGTCGAGGTGTCCGTCGTCGCGGTCGCCCCCGGCCGACGACGCGGCCGTGGTGACCGTTCGTACGGTCCGGGTGACCGTCACCGTCCGTCGTGCCCGCGCCCTGCCGCGCAAGCCCGCATCCCGGAGGTCTCCCCGCGAAGCGCGGCGACGCGATACCGTGGCGTTCCTTTTCCCCACATGATCCTCGTGGCCGCCCTGGAGGTTCCGTGGTACAGGCGTACATCCTGATCCAGACGGAGGTCGGCAAGGCGTCGACCGTCGCCGAGACGATCAGCAAGCTCCCTGGAGTGATCCAGGCCGAGGACGTGACGGGTCCGTACGACGTGATCGTGCGCGCCCAGTCCGAGACGGTCGACGAACTCGGCCGCATGGTGGTCGCGAAGGTCCAGCAGGTGGACGGCATCACGCGCACCCTGACCTGTCCGGTCGTGCATCTGTAGCCCCCGTCTACGCTTGGCCGGTGAACATCTTCCGTCACCGGCCTCTCGGCCTGCTCCTACCGGCCCTGCTCGTCGCGGTCGCGGGCTGCTCCGCGGCGGACGGCAGCGACACCGTGACGGCACCCACCCCCGACGCACGGACCGCCCCGCTCTGCCGGGACCTGGACAAGGCGCTGCCACGGAAGGTGGACGGACAGCCCCGCCGGGACCCGGAACCCCCGTCCGCCTACACGGCGGCCTGGGGAAGCCCGGCGATCATACTGCGCTGCGGCATCGTTCGGCCGCCCAAGATGGTCGACGAGAAGGTGGCCCTCGGCGAGGATCCGAACGCGGTCGGCGGCGGCGTGAACGGCGTCGACTGGCTGATGGAGAAGCAGGACGACGGCACCTGGCGGTTCACCACGTCCGAGCGCCGCGCGTATGTGCAGGTGACCTTGCCGGAGAAGCTGTCCGGGCCGGACGACAGCGCGCAGGTGCTGACGGACCTGGCGGCGGCCGTGAAGAAGGCGATCCCGGAGGGGATCGCCTCCATGCGGCACTGACCCGGACGCGGGCTCAGCGCAGGCCGGTCGGGCGGCGCAGCGCCGCCTGCACCAGACGGTCGACCAGCTCCGGATAGCTCACGCCCGTCGCCTGCCACATCTGCGGGTACATGGAGATCGGCGTGAAGCCGGGCATGGTGTTGATCTCGTTGATGACGAACTCGCCGTCCTCGGTGAGGAAGAAGTCCGCGCGGACCAGGCCCTCGCAGGAGGCCGCCTCGAACGCCTCGACCGCGAGCCGCCGCACCTCGGCGGTCTGCTCCTCGGTGAGCGGGGCCGGGACGACGCCGGGCGTGGAGTCGATGTACTTGGCCTCGAAGTCGTAGTACGCGTGGGCGTCCGGCGGCGGGATCTCGGCCGGGACGGAGGCGCGCGGGCCGTCCTCGAACTCCAGGACGCCGCACTCGATCTCGCGGCCCCGCAGGGCGGCCTCGACAAGGATCTTCGGGTCGTGCCGCCGCGCCTCGGCGATGGCCTCGTCCAGCCCGGCGAGGTCGTCGACCTTGGTGATGCCGATGGACGAGCCCGCGCGCGCGGGCTTCACGAACAGCGGCCAGCCGTGCTCGCCGGCGAGGTCGATGATCTTCTTGCGGGCGGCGGAGGCGTCCCGCTCCCACTCGCGCGGCCGGATCACCACGTACGGGCCGACCTTGAGCCCGAAGGAGGTGAACACCCGCTTCATGTACTCCTTGTCCTGGCCGACGGCCGAGGAGAGCACGCCCGAGCCGACGTAGGGCACCCCGGACAGCTCCAGCAGACCCTGGAGGGTGCCGTCCTCGCCGTAGGGGCCGTGCAGCACCGGGAAGACCACGTCGACCTCGCCGAGCGCCTTGGGCACGGAGCCGGGCTCGCTGTAGACGACCTCGCGGCTGGTGGGGTCGACGGGGAGCACCACGCCGCCCTCGTGCGCCTCCGCGAGGTCGTCGACCTCGGGGGTGCGGCGGTCGGTGATGGCCATCCGCTCCGGCTCGTCGGCGGTGAGCACCCAACGGCCCTCCCGCGTGATGCCGATCGGCAGGACGTCGTACTTCGTCCGGTCGATGGCCGTGAGGACCGCGCCGGCGGTGACCATGGAGATCCCGTGTTCGGAGCTGCGCCCGCCGAACACGACGGCCACGCGCGGCTTGCGCGCCGGCTGCTCGGGGTTCTGGGGAAGGTTCTTGGTGCTCATATCGCGTTGAGCGTACCTGTAGGTAGTCGGCAAGTCAGCGCGCGCTCCCGGGCCGTCGCTCAGCGTCGCACGGATGGTCGCGGAGCGTCGCGGACGGCCTGGTACGGGCCCGTGCGGGGCCGGTTTCAGCGGCGTTCGGGCTTGGCGCTGCGCGCCATCAGCTCCTTGAGCGCGGCGACCGGCGACTTGCCCTCGTGCACGATCTCGACGACCGTCTCGGTGATGGGCATGTCGACGCCGTGCCGGCGGGCCAGATCCAGCACGGACTCGCAGGACTTGACGCCCTCGGCGGTCTGCCTGGTGACGGCGATGGTCTCCTGGAGGGTCATGCCCTTGCCGAGGTTGGTGCCGAAGGTGTGGTTGCGGGACAGCGGCGAGGAGCAGGTGGCCACCAGGTCGCCCAGGCCCGCGAGTCCGGAGAAGGTCAGCGGGTCGGCGCCCATCGCGAGGCCGAGCCGGGTGGTCTCGGCGAGGCCGCGGGTGATGAGCGAGCCCTTGGCGTTGTCGCCGAGTCCCATGCCGTCGGCGATGCCGACCGCGAGCCCGATGACGTTCTTGACCGCGCCGGCCAGTTCGCAGCCGACGACGTCGGTGTTGGTGTACGGCCGGAAGTACGGCGCGTGGCAGGCGGCCTGGAGCCGCTGGGCGACGCGCTCGTCGGTGCAGGCCACGACGGCCAGGGCGGGCATGCGGGCGGCGATCTCACGGGCCAGGTTGGGCCCGGTGACGACCGCGATCCGGTCGGCGCCGACCTTGGCGACGTCCTCGACGACCTCGCTCATCCGCATGGTGGAGCCGAGTTCGACGCCCTTCATCAGCGAGACGAGGACGGTGTCCGGCGCCAGCAGCGGGGACCACGCGGCGAGGTTCTCGCGCAGGGTCTGGGAGGGGATCGCGAGCACGGTGAAGTCCGCGCCGGCGAGCGCCTCGGCCGCGTCGGCGGTGGCGCGCAGGTTCTCCGGCAGCTCCACGCCGGGCAGGTAGTCGGGGTTGGTCCGGGTGGAGTTGACCGCCTCGGCCAGCTGCGGCCGACGGGCCCACAGGGTCACGTCGCAGCCGGCGTCGGCGAGCACCATGCCGAAGGCGGTGCCCCACGAACCGGTGCCCATGACGGCCGCCCGCACAGGCTTGCTCACTTGCTCTGCCCTTCCGTCTGCCTGCCCCGCGCCTGCGTCTGCGCCTGGGTGCGGCGCCGCTGCTCGATCCGCTCACGGCGCGGGTCGTACGGCGTCTCGGGCGCCTTCTCGCCGCGGATCTCCTCCAGCAGGCGGGTGATGGCCGCCATGATGACCTCGGTGGCCTCCTTCAGCACGTCCGGGGTCATCTCCCTGCCGTAGAAACGGGAGAGGTCCACGGGCGGGCCGGCCAGCACGCGGTGCGTCTTGCGCGGGAAGAGGTCCGGCTTCCTGGCGTACGGCGGCAGCAGTTCGTTGGCGCCCCACTGCGCGACCGGGATGACCGGGCAGCGGGTCTCCAGGGCGACCCGGGCGGCGCCGGTCTTGCCGGTCATGGGCCAGCCGTTCGGATCGCGGGTGAGGGTGCCCTCGGGATAGAAGGCGACGCACTCGCCGCGCTCGACGGCGTCGATGGCGGCCCGGAAGGCGCTGAGCGCGTCCGTGGACTCGCGGTAGACGGGGATCTGTCCGGTACCGCGCATCGCGGCGCCGACGAATCCCTTCTTGAAAAGGCCGCTCTTCGCCAGGAATCGCGGGACCCGTCCGGTGTTGTACTGATAGTGCGCGTATGCGAAGGGGTCCACGTGGGAATTGTGGTTCACCACGGTGATAAATCCGCCCTCGGCCGGAATGTGCTCCATTCCACGCCAGTCCCGCTTGATCAGAACCACCAGCGGCGGTTTGCAGATCACCGCGGCGAAGCGGTACCAGAAGCCGATTCTGCGGCGGGGCACAAGGACACCTTCCTCTAGGACTGCCACCCCGGCGGGGGCCGCACAAGTGTGGCCCTGGGCCGCCGGTCTGTCGAGAACACCGTACGCCCCGCTTCCCGGCGCACCTCAGAGCCCGGGGGACAATGAACGGGACGAGAGAGGGACGGTACGCCGGTGCAGTGGACCTTGGTCATCCCGCTGAAGCCCCTGGCCCGGGCCAAGAGCAGGCTCGCGGACGCCGTCGGCGACGGGGAGCGCCCGGGGCTGGTGCTGGCGTTCGCGCAGGACACGGTGGGCGCGGCACTGGCCTGCGCCGAGGTCTCGGATGTGGCGGTCGTCACGGACGACGAGCTGGCCGGACGGGAGCTGGCGGCGCTGGGCGCGCGGATCGTCCCGGACGTCCCCGGCGGCGGCCTGAACGCCGCGCTGGCCCATGGTGCGGCCGTCGTACGGGAAAACCGTCCCGGCGCCGCGGTCGCGGCCCTGAACGCGGATCTGCCGGCCCTGCGCCCCGCGGAACTGTCCCGGGTGCTGGCCGCCGCCACGGAATTCCCCCGGGCTTTTCTGCCG comes from Streptomyces sp. SCL15-4 and encodes:
- a CDS encoding Lrp/AsnC family transcriptional regulator — its product is MVQAYILIQTEVGKASTVAETISKLPGVIQAEDVTGPYDVIVRAQSETVDELGRMVVAKVQQVDGITRTLTCPVVHL
- a CDS encoding NAD(P)H-dependent glycerol-3-phosphate dehydrogenase: MSKPVRAAVMGTGSWGTAFGMVLADAGCDVTLWARRPQLAEAVNSTRTNPDYLPGVELPENLRATADAAEALAGADFTVLAIPSQTLRENLAAWSPLLAPDTVLVSLMKGVELGSTMRMSEVVEDVAKVGADRIAVVTGPNLAREIAARMPALAVVACTDERVAQRLQAACHAPYFRPYTNTDVVGCELAGAVKNVIGLAVGIADGMGLGDNAKGSLITRGLAETTRLGLAMGADPLTFSGLAGLGDLVATCSSPLSRNHTFGTNLGKGMTLQETIAVTRQTAEGVKSCESVLDLARRHGVDMPITETVVEIVHEGKSPVAALKELMARSAKPERR
- a CDS encoding D-alanine--D-alanine ligase family protein is translated as MSTKNLPQNPEQPARKPRVAVVFGGRSSEHGISMVTAGAVLTAIDRTKYDVLPIGITREGRWVLTADEPERMAITDRRTPEVDDLAEAHEGGVVLPVDPTSREVVYSEPGSVPKALGEVDVVFPVLHGPYGEDGTLQGLLELSGVPYVGSGVLSSAVGQDKEYMKRVFTSFGLKVGPYVVIRPREWERDASAARKKIIDLAGEHGWPLFVKPARAGSSIGITKVDDLAGLDEAIAEARRHDPKILVEAALRGREIECGVLEFEDGPRASVPAEIPPPDAHAYYDFEAKYIDSTPGVVPAPLTEEQTAEVRRLAVEAFEAASCEGLVRADFFLTEDGEFVINEINTMPGFTPISMYPQMWQATGVSYPELVDRLVQAALRRPTGLR
- a CDS encoding lysophospholipid acyltransferase family protein is translated as MPRRRIGFWYRFAAVICKPPLVVLIKRDWRGMEHIPAEGGFITVVNHNSHVDPFAYAHYQYNTGRVPRFLAKSGLFKKGFVGAAMRGTGQIPVYRESTDALSAFRAAIDAVERGECVAFYPEGTLTRDPNGWPMTGKTGAARVALETRCPVIPVAQWGANELLPPYARKPDLFPRKTHRVLAGPPVDLSRFYGREMTPDVLKEATEVIMAAITRLLEEIRGEKAPETPYDPRRERIEQRRRTQAQTQARGRQTEGQSK
- a CDS encoding DUF3515 domain-containing protein produces the protein MNIFRHRPLGLLLPALLVAVAGCSAADGSDTVTAPTPDARTAPLCRDLDKALPRKVDGQPRRDPEPPSAYTAAWGSPAIILRCGIVRPPKMVDEKVALGEDPNAVGGGVNGVDWLMEKQDDGTWRFTTSERRAYVQVTLPEKLSGPDDSAQVLTDLAAAVKKAIPEGIASMRH
- the cofC gene encoding 2-phospho-L-lactate guanylyltransferase; translation: MQWTLVIPLKPLARAKSRLADAVGDGERPGLVLAFAQDTVGAALACAEVSDVAVVTDDELAGRELAALGARIVPDVPGGGLNAALAHGAAVVRENRPGAAVAALNADLPALRPAELSRVLAAATEFPRAFLPDTAGVGTTLLAAVGGRALRPAFGVDSRARHRASGATELALTGVDSVRQDVDTGADLRTALVLGVGRHTAAVSAGLPMPGSLDPH